One window of the Zea mays cultivar B73 chromosome 3, Zm-B73-REFERENCE-NAM-5.0, whole genome shotgun sequence genome contains the following:
- the LOC100279583 gene encoding Pentatricopeptide repeat-containing protein At3g49240, mitochondrial, with protein MALSKPLLSRLLPLPLRLRPQARFLCLATPPLTPTPTQIDDQPPADAAAERRRRKRRLRVEPPLSRGPAPQRAPGAPRPASNPNAPKIPEPASVLSGKRLDLHRRILTLIRENDLDEAALLTRHSIYSNCRPTVFTCNAVLAALLRQARYADLLSLHRFVTQASVAPTVATYNLLLQAYCDCRRPDVALEHFRLLLKDDSPVLPSPTTYRILARSLAENGKLDQALELKDGMLERGLIAPDTQVYAFIMGGFVNAGDGDKAVSLFEEIKEKLGGESILDGVVYGNLMKGYFLKGMEKEAMDCYAEVLGEGSKVRFGAVSYNMVLDALGRNGRLDDALNLFDRMCMEHDPPRTITVNLGSFNVMVDAYCRAERFQDAIEVFGKMAEKKCAPDALSYNNLIDWLGKNKLVGEAEGLYKEMEERGVNPDEYTYVLLIESCFKVDRVEDAVAYFNKMFDAGLRPNANAFNKVIDGLVKVDRLSEAQGFFDMMPEKEVKPNIASYELLLKAYIDAARLDDAIKVAKCILLDESVVFSDETKALLEEALDKEGRNGQMTKLYEDVEMEKAEAAARAAEEKARAEALAKEEEERKKAEAKAKEEAAARASRAAIEAVLGRKREAEKQEPVDGLNVEDAEVVESKSDTSDVSGEQNEGDEHKKQEPAEASSCS; from the coding sequence ATGGCGCTCTCCAAGCCTCTCCTCTctcgcctcctcccccttcctctCCGCCTACGTCCTCAGGCCCGCTTCCTCTGCCTCGCCACCCCGCCTTTGACCCCGACCCCCACCCAAATCGACGACCAGCCACCCGCGGACGCcgccgccgagcgccgccgccgcaAGCGCCGCCTCCGCGTGGAGCCCCCTCTCTCCCGAGGCCCCGCGCCGCAGCGCGCGCCGGGGGCTCCCCGCCCCGCGTCAAACCCCAACGCGCCCAAGATCCCGGAGCCGGCCTCGGTGCTGTCGGGGAAGCGCCTCGACCTGCACCGCCGAATCCTCACGCTCATCCGCGAGAACGACCTTGACGAGGCGGCGCTCCTCACGCGCCACTCCATCTACTCCAACTGCCGCCCCACCGTCTTCACCTGCAACGCCGTCCTCGCCGCGCTGCTCCGCCAGGCCCGCTACGCCGACCTCCTATCCCTCCACCGCTTCGTCACGCAGGCCTCTGTCGCGCCCACCGTCGCCACCTACAACCTCCTCCTTCAGGCCTACTGCGACTGCCGCCGCCCTGACGTCGCGCTTGAGCACTTCCGCCTCCTTCTCAAGGACGACTCGCCCGTGCTCCCATCCCCCACCACATACCGCATCCTGGCGCGCTCCCTCGCCGAGAACGGCAAGCTAGACCAGGCGCTCGAGCTCAAGGATGGCATGCTCGAGCGTGGCCTTATTGCCCCTGATACCCAGGTGTATGCCTTCATCATGGGTGGGTTTGTCAATGCCGGGGATGGGGACAAGGCAGTTTCGTTGTTTGAGGAGATCAAGGAGAAACTTGGCGGGGAGTCTATTCTTGATGGCGTAGTGTATGGCAACCTAATGAAAGGGTATTTTCTCAAGGGCATGGAGAAGGAGGCCATGGATTGCTATGCAGAGGTGCTTGGAGAGGGTTCCAAGGTGAGGTTCGGTGCTGTGAGCTACAACATGGTGCTTGATGCACTTGGGAGGAATGGGAGGTTGGATGATGCACTCAACCTGTTTGATAGAATGTGCATGGAGCATGACCCGCCCAGGACAATCACTGTGAACCTTGGGAGCTTTAATGTGATGGTTGATGCATACTGCCGCGCTGAAAGGTTTCAAGATGCGATTGAGGTGTTTGGAAAGATGGCCGAGAAGAAGTGTGCTCCAGATGCACTCTCGTACAATAATCTGATTGACTGGTTAGGGAAGAACAAACTTGTTGGGGAGGCTGAGGGATTGTACAAGGAGATGGAAGAGCGAGGTGTAAACCCTGATGAGTACACCTATGTCTTGCTCATTGAATCTTGCTTTAAGGTTGATAGGGTGGAAGATGCAGTTGCTTACTTCAACAAGATGTTTGATGCTGGCCTGAGGCCGAATGCGAATGCATTTAACAAAGTTATAGATGGCTTGGTGAAGGTTGATAGGCTCAGCGAGGCACAGGGTTTTTTTGATATGATGCCTGAGAAGGAGGTCAAACCAAACATTGCTAGCTATGAGTTGCTATTGAAGGCATATATTGATGCTGCAAGGTTGGATGATGCGATTAAGGTCGCCAAATGTATCCTGTTAGATGAGAGTGTCGTCTTTAGTGATGAAACGAAAGCACTTCTGGAGGAGGCACTAGACAAAGAGGGTAGAAATGGGCAAATGACAAAGTTATATGAAGATGTTGAGATggagaaagcagaggcggctgcaCGTGCAGCTGAAGAGAAGGCTAGAGCAGAGGCCCTTGCTAAAGAAGAAGAGGAGAGGAAGAAGGCCGAGGCAAAGGCTAAggaagaagctgctgccaggGCTAGCCGAGCGGCTATTGAGGCAGTGCTGGGTCGCAAGAGGGAAGCAGAAAAACAGGAACCAGTTGATGGACTGAACGTTGAGGATGCAGAGGTTGTGGAATCCAAGAGTGACACCAGCGATGTTTCTGGAGAACAGAATGAAGGCGATGAGCACAAAAAGCAAGAGCCGGCTGAAGCATCATCGTGTTCTTAG